One window of the Rhizorhabdus dicambivorans genome contains the following:
- the coaBC gene encoding bifunctional phosphopantothenoylcysteine decarboxylase/phosphopantothenate--cysteine ligase CoaBC, which produces MIAPRILLIVGGGIAAYKACELVRLIRKGGGSVRCVLTEGAQHFVTPMSLAALSEQEVHTSLWDLKNETEMGHIQLSREADLVVVCPATADLMAKMAVGIADDLATTLLLATDKPVLAVPAMNVRMWLHAATQRNVATLRADGVTVLDPDDGAMACGEFGPGRLPEPPFIWGEIEKLLDRPRVIPAPGIKGGALAGRHVLVTAGPTHEPIDPVRYIANRSSGKQGYAIAGALAALGARVTLVSGPVSLATPAGVHRIDVESAREMAAAVDAALPADVAVMVAAVADWRADTAAGQKIKKDGSGAPPTLALAENPDILAGLAQNARRPRLLIGFAAETEKVVDHAVAKRARKDADWIVANDVSGDVMGGDSNSIHIVTRDGVESWETMPKADVAHRLAARIADEFA; this is translated from the coding sequence ATGATCGCGCCTCGCATATTGCTGATCGTCGGCGGTGGCATCGCCGCCTACAAGGCGTGCGAGCTGGTGCGGCTGATCCGCAAGGGCGGCGGCAGCGTGCGCTGCGTGCTGACCGAGGGCGCCCAGCATTTCGTGACGCCAATGAGCCTCGCCGCGCTCAGCGAGCAGGAGGTCCACACCAGCCTGTGGGACCTCAAGAACGAGACCGAGATGGGCCATATCCAGCTCAGCCGCGAGGCCGATCTGGTGGTGGTCTGCCCCGCGACAGCCGACCTCATGGCGAAGATGGCCGTCGGCATCGCCGACGACCTCGCCACCACGCTGCTGCTCGCCACCGACAAGCCGGTGCTGGCGGTGCCGGCGATGAACGTCCGCATGTGGCTCCACGCCGCGACCCAGCGCAATGTCGCGACCCTGCGGGCGGACGGGGTGACGGTGCTCGATCCCGATGACGGGGCGATGGCCTGCGGCGAGTTCGGCCCCGGGCGCCTGCCCGAGCCGCCCTTCATCTGGGGCGAGATCGAGAAGCTGCTCGACCGGCCCCGCGTCATACCCGCGCCCGGCATCAAGGGCGGCGCGTTGGCGGGGCGGCATGTGCTGGTGACGGCGGGGCCCACCCATGAGCCGATCGATCCGGTCCGCTACATCGCCAACCGCTCCTCGGGCAAGCAGGGCTATGCGATCGCCGGGGCGCTGGCGGCGCTCGGCGCGCGGGTGACGCTAGTGTCCGGGCCGGTCAGCCTCGCCACGCCCGCCGGCGTCCACCGCATCGACGTCGAGAGCGCCCGCGAGATGGCGGCGGCGGTCGATGCCGCCTTGCCCGCCGATGTCGCGGTGATGGTCGCGGCGGTGGCCGACTGGCGCGCCGATACGGCCGCCGGGCAGAAGATCAAGAAGGATGGATCGGGCGCCCCGCCGACACTGGCGCTTGCCGAGAATCCGGACATCCTCGCCGGCTTGGCGCAGAACGCCCGCCGCCCGCGCCTGCTGATCGGTTTCGCCGCCGAGACCGAGAAGGTCGTCGACCACGCCGTCGCCAAGCGCGCCCGCAAGGATGCCGACTGGATTGTCGCCAATGACGTCTCGGGCGACGTGATGGGCGGGGACAGCAACAGCATCCATATCGTCACCCGCGACGGGGTCGAAAGCTGGGAAACCATGCCCAAGGCCGACGTCGCCCACCGCCTCGCCGCAAGGATCGCCGATGAGTTCGCCTGA
- the ubiB gene encoding 2-polyprenylphenol 6-hydroxylase, with product MTPSFVHLWRLARWGRTLARHGALRGIERDVLTPPTIRRFVRLLRFGARLPDQPAYADAFEALGPAAIKLGQALATRPDLVGEQAAAELFRLQDALPPAPFPAIRATIEQSLEKPIGEIFASIEEEPVGAASVAQVHRAVTTDGRTVAVKVLRPGIEEELARAIETYEWAAAHAELMGGELSRLRPRLVIATFKQWTARELDLRREAASASELAENMAAVPGFVVPAIDWSRTARRVMTMEWIDGVKMADRAAIAEAGHDSKALAALLVQAFLRQAIADGFFHADLHQGNLFALPDGRIAAIDFGIMGRIDRRARLWLAEILHGLITGNYRRVAEIHFEAGYVPPHHNLGEFTTALRAVGEPIRGLPAKDISIGQMLDGLFAITRDFDMQTQPHLLLLQKTMVMVEGVAAGLNPDLNMWETSGPFVKEWLRSELGPEAWLADRIVDDLRTIARLPDLVRRIEAQFPAPGAAPPPPPLPEVALIRINSGWRYAAVAVLAAAAGIAAALLLN from the coding sequence TTGACCCCAAGCTTCGTCCATCTGTGGCGGCTGGCCCGCTGGGGCCGCACGCTTGCCCGTCACGGCGCGCTGCGCGGGATCGAGCGCGACGTCCTGACCCCGCCGACGATCCGTCGGTTCGTCCGCCTGCTCCGTTTCGGCGCGCGCCTGCCGGATCAGCCCGCCTATGCCGATGCATTCGAGGCGCTGGGTCCGGCGGCGATTAAGCTGGGCCAGGCGCTGGCGACCCGACCAGACCTCGTCGGCGAACAGGCGGCAGCCGAACTGTTCCGGCTCCAGGACGCCCTGCCCCCCGCCCCCTTCCCCGCCATCCGCGCCACCATCGAGCAGAGTCTCGAAAAGCCGATCGGCGAGATTTTCGCGTCGATCGAGGAGGAGCCGGTCGGCGCGGCCTCGGTCGCGCAGGTGCATCGGGCGGTGACGACCGATGGCAGGACCGTCGCGGTCAAGGTGCTGCGCCCCGGCATCGAGGAGGAACTGGCCCGCGCGATAGAGACCTATGAATGGGCCGCCGCCCATGCCGAACTGATGGGCGGCGAACTGTCCCGGCTGCGCCCGCGCCTTGTCATCGCCACCTTCAAGCAGTGGACCGCGCGCGAACTGGACCTGCGGCGCGAGGCCGCCTCGGCGTCCGAACTGGCCGAGAACATGGCCGCCGTCCCCGGCTTCGTCGTCCCCGCGATCGACTGGTCGCGCACCGCCCGCCGGGTGATGACGATGGAGTGGATCGACGGCGTCAAGATGGCCGACCGCGCGGCGATCGCCGAAGCCGGCCACGACAGCAAGGCGCTGGCCGCATTGCTCGTCCAGGCCTTCCTGCGTCAGGCGATCGCCGATGGCTTCTTCCACGCCGATCTCCACCAGGGCAATCTCTTCGCGCTGCCCGATGGCCGGATCGCCGCGATCGATTTCGGCATCATGGGCCGGATCGACCGGCGCGCCCGCCTCTGGCTGGCCGAAATCCTGCACGGCCTGATCACCGGCAATTACCGGCGCGTCGCCGAAATCCATTTCGAGGCGGGCTATGTGCCGCCGCACCATAATCTGGGCGAGTTCACCACCGCCCTGCGCGCCGTGGGCGAGCCGATCCGGGGGCTGCCCGCTAAGGACATCTCGATCGGCCAGATGCTCGACGGCCTGTTCGCCATCACCCGCGACTTCGACATGCAAACCCAGCCGCACCTGCTGCTGCTCCAGAAGACGATGGTGATGGTCGAAGGCGTCGCCGCTGGTCTCAATCCCGATCTCAACATGTGGGAGACATCGGGCCCGTTCGTGAAGGAATGGCTGCGTTCCGAACTCGGACCCGAGGCATGGCTGGCCGACCGCATCGTCGATGACCTGCGCACCATCGCCCGCCTCCCCGATCTGGTCCGTCGCATCGAGGCCCAGTTCCCCGCCCCCGGCGCAGCCCCGCCCCCGCCCCCACTACCCGAAGTGGCGCTGATCCGGATCAATTCGGGCTGGCGCTACGCGGCGGTCGCGGTGCTTGCCGCTGCGGCTGGCATCGCGGCGGCACTGCTCCTAAACTGA
- a CDS encoding DUF423 domain-containing protein — translation MARGKATGDPLAALLALSGAIAVIAGAYGAHGAFGKAAEWLTTGAHYQMIHAVAGLVILQKGRGAAGLLLIGAAIFAGTLYAMALGGPKWLGAVTPFGGLAMILGWMWIAVAYLRGR, via the coding sequence ATGGCACGCGGCAAGGCGACCGGTGATCCGCTGGCGGCGCTGCTGGCGCTGTCGGGCGCGATCGCGGTGATCGCGGGCGCCTATGGCGCGCATGGTGCCTTTGGCAAGGCGGCCGAGTGGCTGACCACCGGCGCGCATTATCAGATGATCCACGCCGTGGCGGGGCTGGTGATCCTGCAGAAGGGCCGGGGCGCCGCCGGCCTGCTGCTGATCGGGGCGGCGATCTTCGCCGGCACGCTCTACGCGATGGCGCTGGGCGGCCCGAAATGGCTGGGCGCCGTCACCCCGTTCGGCGGGCTGGCGATGATCCTCGGCTGGATGTGGATCGCGGTGGCCTATCTGCGGGGGCGCTGA
- the rpsT gene encoding 30S ribosomal protein S20: protein MANTPQAKKRIRRNDRRAEINGARVSRIRTFVKKVEAALAAGDKTAAATALAAAQPEMYRGVSKGVLHKNTVARKFSRLTKRLAALG from the coding sequence ATGGCGAATACGCCGCAGGCAAAGAAGCGCATCCGTCGCAACGACCGTCGCGCCGAGATCAACGGTGCACGGGTCAGCCGGATCCGCACCTTCGTGAAGAAGGTGGAAGCCGCGCTTGCCGCTGGCGACAAGACCGCCGCTGCCACCGCGCTCGCTGCCGCCCAGCCGGAGATGTACCGGGGCGTCTCGAAGGGCGTGCTCCACAAGAACACCGTCGCGCGCAAATTCTCGCGTCTCACCAAGCGCCTCGCCGCGCTGGGCTGA
- a CDS encoding cation:proton antiporter domain-containing protein, which yields MSEAPEALLLWDGVLLLGAAIVFVLIFRRLGLGATLGYLVAGALIGPQGLALIGDAESKLGIAELGIVLLLFLVGLELNPNRLWRLRRDIFGLGFVQVAACGIAISAVIYGTTAFSAAAAIALGLPLALSSTAQVLPMLQSAGRLNTPQGERAFSVLLFQDLSLIPLITIIATLSRTPPAPGTPPGWLLAIYTVAAVVGLVLAGRLILNPLFRLVGNLGERELFVAAGLFTVLASAALMEALHLSTALGAFVAGVMLADSPYRHELEADVEPFRTILLGLFFIAVGMMLDLHVIAERPLFVIAMALAVVATKAVVMFGVARLFGVPNRAALGFGLLLSQGGEFAFVLFSQASEALLIRPEAASLFGAIVTLSMATTPFLMMISRRFITPPPAKEERPGPDGSLSPAAIVVGYGRFGQTVSQMLLAAGVKVSLIDTDIETIDVGRRFDLNVYYGDGTRVDLLRQAGGDQARAILFCINGDGLGKKQLQPVLDAFPNAAVLVRAFDRRHMMVLSRLDLAGTVRELFESAVLLGREALEILGVGEADIVTIEAEYRRRDGLRLEAQIETGDLTVRRDMMFNHERSLDLHHEEEKDDGTRQGDR from the coding sequence ATGAGCGAAGCGCCCGAAGCATTGCTGCTATGGGATGGCGTGCTGCTGCTCGGCGCCGCGATCGTCTTCGTTCTGATCTTCCGCCGGCTCGGGCTCGGCGCCACGCTCGGTTATCTGGTCGCGGGCGCGCTGATCGGGCCGCAGGGGCTGGCGCTGATCGGCGACGCCGAATCGAAGCTCGGCATCGCCGAACTCGGCATCGTCCTGCTGCTGTTCCTGGTGGGGCTGGAACTCAATCCCAACCGGCTGTGGCGGCTGCGTCGCGACATCTTCGGCCTTGGTTTCGTCCAGGTCGCCGCCTGCGGGATAGCGATCAGCGCGGTCATCTACGGTACCACGGCGTTCAGCGCGGCGGCGGCGATCGCGCTCGGTCTGCCGCTGGCGCTGAGCTCGACCGCGCAGGTTCTCCCGATGCTGCAATCCGCCGGCCGCCTCAACACGCCGCAGGGCGAACGTGCCTTCTCCGTGCTGCTGTTCCAGGATCTGTCGCTGATCCCGCTGATCACCATCATCGCCACCCTGTCGCGCACCCCGCCCGCGCCGGGAACGCCGCCGGGCTGGCTGCTGGCGATCTATACCGTCGCGGCGGTGGTCGGGCTTGTCCTGGCCGGGCGCCTGATCCTCAACCCGCTGTTCCGCCTCGTCGGCAACCTGGGCGAGCGCGAACTGTTTGTCGCCGCGGGCCTGTTCACCGTGCTGGCCAGCGCCGCCCTGATGGAAGCGCTGCACCTCTCGACCGCGCTTGGCGCCTTCGTGGCCGGGGTGATGCTAGCCGACTCGCCTTATCGGCATGAGCTCGAGGCCGATGTCGAGCCGTTCCGCACGATTTTGCTCGGCCTGTTCTTCATCGCGGTCGGCATGATGCTGGACCTGCACGTCATCGCCGAGCGGCCCCTGTTCGTCATCGCGATGGCGCTGGCCGTGGTCGCGACCAAGGCGGTGGTGATGTTCGGGGTGGCCAGGCTGTTCGGCGTGCCGAACCGCGCGGCCCTCGGCTTCGGCCTGCTGCTCAGCCAGGGTGGCGAGTTTGCCTTCGTCCTCTTCTCGCAGGCAAGCGAGGCGCTGCTGATCCGGCCCGAGGCGGCAAGCCTGTTCGGGGCGATCGTGACGCTGTCGATGGCGACCACCCCCTTCCTGATGATGATCTCACGCCGCTTCATCACGCCGCCGCCGGCGAAGGAGGAGCGCCCCGGCCCGGATGGATCGCTGAGCCCCGCGGCGATCGTCGTCGGCTACGGCCGCTTCGGCCAGACGGTGTCGCAGATGTTGCTGGCGGCCGGGGTCAAGGTCAGCCTGATCGACACCGATATCGAGACGATCGATGTCGGCCGCCGCTTCGATCTGAACGTCTATTATGGGGACGGCACGCGCGTCGATCTGCTCCGCCAGGCGGGGGGCGATCAGGCGCGTGCCATCCTGTTCTGCATAAATGGCGACGGGTTGGGGAAGAAGCAGCTGCAGCCGGTGCTCGACGCCTTCCCCAACGCGGCGGTGCTCGTGCGCGCCTTCGATCGGCGCCATATGATGGTGCTGTCGCGGCTCGACCTGGCGGGGACGGTGCGCGAACTGTTCGAATCGGCGGTGCTGCTGGGCCGCGAGGCGCTGGAGATATTGGGCGTCGGCGAAGCCGATATCGTGACGATCGAGGCCGAATATCGCCGCCGCGACGGACTGCGGCTCGAAGCGCAGATCGAGACGGGGGACCTTACTGTCAGGCGCGACATGATGTTCAACCATGAGCGCAGCCTGGATCTGCACCATGAGGAGGAGAAAGACGATGGCACGCGGCAAGGCGACCGGTGA
- a CDS encoding iron-sulfur cluster assembly scaffold protein, which produces MSPMSAPLYNAQILRLATSIPHQERLAQAQATVSKRSPVCGSRVTVDVTMDGEGRVAQLGQEVRACALGQASAALMGEHAIGRTPRELAAARDALAAFLAGGRDDPGDWPGLEIFGPARPHAARHPSIRLAFEAVAEAAAQALSEPVR; this is translated from the coding sequence ATGAGCCCCATGTCGGCCCCGCTCTACAACGCGCAGATTCTCCGCCTCGCCACCAGCATCCCGCATCAGGAGCGTCTCGCCCAGGCGCAGGCGACCGTGTCGAAGCGCTCGCCGGTCTGCGGCAGTCGCGTGACCGTCGACGTCACGATGGACGGCGAGGGCAGGGTGGCGCAGCTGGGGCAGGAGGTGCGCGCCTGCGCCCTCGGCCAGGCCTCCGCCGCACTGATGGGAGAGCATGCGATCGGTCGTACGCCGCGGGAGCTAGCGGCGGCCCGCGACGCGCTCGCGGCGTTCCTCGCCGGCGGCCGCGATGATCCCGGCGACTGGCCGGGGCTGGAAATCTTCGGCCCGGCCCGGCCGCACGCCGCGCGTCATCCGTCAATCCGGCTCGCCTTCGAGGCGGTCGCGGAGGCTGCGGCGCAGGCGCTGTCCGAACCGGTGCGATGA
- a CDS encoding class I SAM-dependent methyltransferase, with amino-acid sequence MSDTVSFGYTDVSPEEKTAKVGEVFRNVASRYDLMNDAMSGGMHRLWKDRFVRRVRPRAGEAILDMAGGTGDIAFRLARSGAQVTVSDINAAMLEVGKERAAKKHVEGLAWSEQNAEALSFADRSFDAYTIAFGIRNVTHRQQALAEAHRVLKRGGRFFCLEFSTTLWPGFKEAYDVYSHRLVPKLGKLLAGDEESYRYLIESIRRFPTMEAFRAEIAAAGFVQAKVEPMLGGLVAIHSGWKI; translated from the coding sequence ATGAGCGATACCGTATCCTTCGGCTATACCGACGTCTCCCCAGAGGAGAAGACCGCCAAGGTGGGCGAGGTCTTCCGCAACGTCGCGAGCCGCTACGACCTGATGAACGATGCCATGTCGGGCGGCATGCACCGCCTGTGGAAGGACCGCTTCGTGCGCCGGGTGAGGCCCCGCGCCGGCGAAGCGATCCTCGACATGGCCGGCGGCACCGGCGACATCGCCTTCCGGCTGGCCCGCTCCGGCGCACAGGTGACGGTATCGGACATCAACGCCGCTATGCTCGAAGTCGGCAAGGAGCGCGCCGCGAAGAAGCACGTCGAGGGGCTCGCCTGGTCCGAGCAGAATGCCGAGGCGCTAAGCTTCGCCGACCGGAGCTTCGACGCCTATACGATCGCCTTCGGCATCCGCAACGTCACCCACCGCCAGCAGGCGCTGGCCGAGGCGCATCGCGTTCTGAAGCGCGGCGGCCGCTTCTTCTGCCTGGAATTCTCCACGACGCTGTGGCCTGGCTTCAAGGAAGCCTATGACGTCTATTCCCATCGGCTGGTGCCGAAACTCGGCAAGTTGCTGGCCGGCGACGAGGAAAGCTATCGCTACCTGATCGAATCGATCCGCCGCTTTCCGACAATGGAGGCGTTCCGCGCCGAAATCGCCGCCGCCGGCTTCGTCCAGGCCAAGGTCGAACCGATGCTGGGCGGGCTCGTCGCCATTCATAGCGGCTGGAAGATTTGA
- the dnaA gene encoding chromosomal replication initiator protein DnaA, whose translation MSDGTSINGGIDVALAQAWETIRAGLRRSIGVRTFDGWLKPLTLGDCDLGAGTLKLIAPSEFMANWATTHFVDHLLQGWRALLPQIRHVAIVAASGTERPAMFSPAAEPARAEAAPVEAVAPVADVEPRCGTPLEARYTFDSFVVGKANEVAYNAARTLAEGGKLVFNPLFLHGGTGLGKTHLMHAIGHEYLANHPGARVVYMSAEKFMFEFVSAMRAKDTFSFKQKLRAADVLMIDDVQFIAGKESTQEEFFHTMNELISAGRRLVISADRSPQDLDGIESRILSRLSWGLVADVNPADFELRLNILMRKLQGMPQAQVPQDVVMFLARRISANVRELEGALNRVVAYAALSGKPVDIDFTQATLADILRANQRRVTIDEIQRKVSDHYRIRQAEMSSARRAREVARPRQVAMYLAKQLTPRSLPEIGRRFGGRDHTTVIHAVKQIEKLRQTDAELDADVRLLIRQLEG comes from the coding sequence ATGAGCGACGGCACCTCCATCAACGGGGGTATCGATGTGGCTCTCGCCCAGGCCTGGGAGACGATTCGCGCCGGGCTCCGCCGGAGCATCGGGGTCCGCACCTTCGACGGCTGGCTCAAGCCGCTGACGCTCGGCGATTGCGACCTCGGCGCAGGCACGCTGAAGCTGATCGCGCCCAGCGAGTTCATGGCCAATTGGGCGACCACCCATTTCGTCGACCATCTGCTCCAGGGCTGGCGCGCGCTGCTGCCGCAGATTCGCCATGTCGCGATCGTTGCGGCGAGCGGCACCGAGCGGCCCGCGATGTTCTCCCCCGCCGCGGAACCCGCGCGGGCGGAAGCGGCGCCGGTCGAGGCAGTTGCTCCCGTGGCCGATGTCGAGCCGCGCTGCGGCACCCCGCTCGAGGCGCGGTACACCTTCGACAGCTTCGTCGTCGGCAAGGCGAACGAGGTGGCCTACAACGCCGCCCGCACCCTGGCCGAGGGCGGCAAGCTCGTCTTCAACCCTCTGTTCCTTCATGGCGGCACGGGTCTCGGCAAGACCCACCTGATGCATGCCATCGGTCATGAATATCTGGCGAACCATCCGGGCGCCCGGGTCGTCTACATGTCGGCCGAGAAGTTCATGTTCGAGTTCGTCTCGGCAATGCGCGCCAAGGACACGTTCAGTTTCAAGCAGAAGCTGCGTGCGGCGGACGTGCTGATGATCGACGACGTGCAGTTCATCGCCGGCAAGGAATCGACCCAGGAAGAATTCTTCCACACGATGAACGAGTTGATCTCGGCGGGCCGCCGCCTCGTGATCAGCGCCGATCGCAGCCCCCAGGACCTTGACGGGATCGAAAGTCGCATCCTCTCGCGCCTCAGCTGGGGTCTCGTCGCCGATGTCAATCCGGCGGACTTCGAGCTGCGGCTCAACATCCTGATGCGCAAGCTGCAGGGCATGCCGCAGGCTCAGGTACCGCAGGATGTGGTGATGTTCCTGGCCCGCCGGATCAGCGCCAATGTCCGTGAGCTGGAAGGCGCGCTCAACCGCGTCGTCGCCTATGCGGCCCTGTCGGGCAAGCCGGTCGATATCGATTTCACCCAGGCGACCCTGGCCGACATATTGCGCGCCAACCAGCGCCGCGTGACGATCGACGAAATCCAGCGCAAGGTCTCCGATCATTACCGCATCCGCCAGGCCGAGATGTCGAGCGCGCGCCGCGCGCGCGAGGTCGCCCGGCCCCGGCAGGTGGCGATGTATCTCGCCAAGCAGCTCACCCCCCGCTCGCTGCCCGAAATCGGCCGGCGTTTCGGCGGACGTGACCACACCACCGTGATCCACGCGGTCAAGCAGATCGAGAAACTGCGCCAGACCGATGCCGAACTGGACGCCGACGTCAGGCTGCTGATCCGCCAGCTCGAAGGCTGA
- the mutM gene encoding bifunctional DNA-formamidopyrimidine glycosylase/DNA-(apurinic or apyrimidinic site) lyase: MPELPEVETTVRGLETPLLGHRLKRVETRRADLRRPFPVDLRQRMTGATVTGLGRRAKYGLIETDRGDVMIFHLGMSGRWRIDPSEIGMHDHLVLETDAGRTLALCDPRRFGSVDLVRKDELPDFAPFKALGPEPLGPGLTGAYLAGALEGRAAPIKAMLLDQRIVAGLGNIYVCEALHMTGIAPPTPAGRIARKRLDRLVESIREVLGAAIEAGGSTLRDYARPDGELGYFAKQWLVYGREGEACRCGAPVLRRVDGGRSTFYCAKCQK; encoded by the coding sequence ATGCCCGAGCTTCCTGAAGTAGAAACCACCGTCCGTGGCCTGGAGACGCCATTGCTGGGCCATCGCCTGAAGCGGGTAGAGACGCGCCGGGCCGATCTGCGCCGGCCGTTCCCCGTGGATCTGCGCCAGCGGATGACGGGCGCCACCGTCACCGGCCTGGGCCGCCGCGCCAAATATGGGCTGATCGAAACCGATCGCGGCGACGTGATGATCTTCCATCTCGGCATGTCCGGCCGCTGGCGGATCGATCCGTCCGAGATCGGCATGCACGATCATCTGGTGCTGGAGACCGATGCGGGGCGGACGCTGGCGCTGTGCGACCCGCGCCGCTTCGGTTCGGTCGATCTGGTTCGCAAGGATGAACTGCCCGATTTCGCGCCCTTCAAGGCGCTCGGGCCCGAGCCGCTGGGGCCCGGGCTGACCGGCGCCTATCTGGCGGGCGCGTTGGAGGGCCGCGCCGCCCCGATCAAGGCGATGCTACTCGACCAGCGCATCGTCGCCGGTCTCGGCAATATCTATGTGTGCGAGGCGCTCCACATGACCGGGATCGCGCCGCCGACCCCGGCCGGGCGCATCGCGCGCAAGCGGCTCGACCGGCTGGTCGAATCGATCCGGGAGGTGTTGGGCGCGGCGATCGAGGCGGGGGGATCGACGCTGCGCGACTATGCGCGGCCAGACGGGGAGCTGGGTTATTTCGCCAAGCAATGGCTGGTCTATGGCCGAGAGGGCGAGGCCTGCCGCTGCGGGGCGCCGGTGCTGCGCCGGGTGGATGGTGGCCGTTCCACCTTCTACTGCGCGAAGTGCCAGAAATAG
- a CDS encoding HesA/MoeB/ThiF family protein, whose protein sequence is MSLTDQQLDRYARHIILKEIGGAGQQALLGATVAVIGAGGIGSPAIQYLAAAGVGRLRVIDDDVVDLSNLQRQTLFGTADIGRPKAEVAAERVAAMNPDVAVEPVTVRIDADTADQLLEGANLILDGCDNFGTRLAISDSSLRLRLPLVSAAVGQFDGQLGVWRGWEADKPCYRCLVGDDPGQADISCADQGVLGALTGVMGSLGAMEAIRALTGYGDDPAGRLLLVDALAFRFRTISVPKDPGCLCVA, encoded by the coding sequence ATGTCGCTTACGGATCAGCAGCTCGATCGCTATGCCCGCCACATCATCCTGAAGGAGATCGGTGGCGCGGGGCAGCAGGCGCTGCTCGGCGCCACGGTGGCGGTGATCGGCGCTGGCGGGATCGGATCGCCCGCGATCCAGTATCTGGCGGCAGCGGGCGTCGGCCGGCTTCGCGTGATCGACGACGACGTCGTCGACCTTTCCAACCTCCAGCGCCAGACCCTGTTCGGCACCGCCGATATCGGCCGCCCCAAGGCCGAGGTCGCAGCCGAGCGGGTGGCCGCAATGAATCCGGACGTGGCGGTCGAGCCGGTGACGGTGCGGATCGATGCCGATACCGCCGACCAGCTGCTCGAGGGCGCCAATCTGATCCTGGACGGCTGCGATAATTTCGGGACGCGCCTGGCCATTTCCGATTCATCGCTACGGCTGCGCCTTCCGCTCGTCTCGGCGGCGGTCGGCCAGTTCGACGGGCAATTGGGCGTGTGGCGCGGCTGGGAGGCGGACAAGCCCTGCTATCGCTGCCTCGTCGGCGACGATCCCGGCCAGGCCGATATCAGCTGCGCCGATCAGGGCGTGCTCGGCGCGCTGACCGGGGTGATGGGCAGCCTCGGCGCGATGGAGGCGATCCGCGCGCTGACCGGCTATGGCGACGATCCCGCCGGCCGGCTTCTGCTGGTCGACGCGCTTGCCTTCCGCTTCCGGACGATCAGCGTTCCCAAGGATCCCGGCTGCCTATGCGTGGCCTGA
- the dut gene encoding dUTP diphosphatase has protein sequence MSSPELAIRLKRLDHGAGLPLPAYATAHAAGMDVVAAEDVTLMPGARHAVATGFAIAIPEGYEVQVRPRSGLALKNGITCLNTPGTIDADYRGEVKVILANLGSEPFEVKRGERIAQLVPAAVQRAAFAEVEELDETVRGSGGFGSTGR, from the coding sequence ATGAGTTCGCCTGAGCTTGCCATTCGTCTGAAGCGACTCGATCATGGTGCCGGCCTCCCCCTTCCCGCCTATGCGACCGCCCACGCCGCCGGCATGGACGTGGTCGCGGCCGAGGACGTGACCCTGATGCCGGGCGCGCGCCACGCGGTGGCGACGGGCTTCGCGATCGCGATCCCCGAGGGCTATGAGGTGCAGGTGCGCCCGCGTTCGGGGCTTGCGCTGAAGAATGGCATCACCTGCCTCAACACCCCCGGCACGATCGATGCCGATTATCGCGGCGAGGTGAAGGTGATCCTCGCCAATCTCGGCTCCGAGCCGTTCGAGGTGAAACGCGGCGAGCGCATCGCCCAGCTCGTTCCCGCCGCCGTCCAGCGCGCCGCCTTCGCCGAGGTGGAGGAACTGGACGAGACGGTGCGTGGGTCAGGTGGCTTCGGCTCGACGGGGCGATGA